One segment of Paraburkholderia bonniea DNA contains the following:
- a CDS encoding HlyC/CorC family transporter, translating to MEQLPLWAQIGAIILLLVCSSFFSISETAMMALNRHRLKHLANQGALGAKTTQHLLGRTDELLSVILIGNNLLNTVIPVLCTAIALRTFGNGNLVLSLATGVVAFLVIVFAEITPKIVGATFPEKIALPASLVIAPLIRIARPLVWFVNLFANGILRILHINTKGGRDQRLSPEELRTVVLESGSFMPTKHRSILLNLFDLENIAVEDVMIPRRRIEALDFDAPFEQILHQLETCYHNKLIVYQGEIDRVLGVLHVRKTLAALHNQELERETLSALLTEPYFVPTGTPVFQQLQYFQESRQRTALVVNEYGELQGLITPEDIIEELIGEFTTSIPRGANSRGGWSEQGECIVAGSMPLRELNRWLQLSLPTSGPKTLNGLILEVLEEIPDGDVCVEIRGVKLEVMRSDDQAIRTVKLFKPGSRPSSALR from the coding sequence GTGGAACAACTTCCGTTATGGGCGCAAATCGGCGCCATCATCCTGTTGCTTGTCTGCTCCAGTTTTTTTTCCATCTCTGAAACGGCGATGATGGCGCTCAACCGCCATCGGCTGAAACATCTCGCCAACCAGGGTGCCCTGGGCGCGAAAACCACTCAGCATCTGCTCGGCCGAACCGATGAGCTATTAAGCGTCATCCTGATCGGCAACAACCTGCTGAACACCGTCATCCCCGTGCTTTGCACCGCAATCGCGCTGCGCACGTTCGGCAATGGCAACCTGGTGCTGTCGCTCGCAACTGGCGTCGTCGCTTTTCTGGTAATCGTTTTTGCCGAAATCACGCCGAAAATCGTTGGTGCCACCTTCCCCGAAAAAATCGCCCTGCCCGCCAGCCTGGTGATCGCGCCGCTGATTCGCATTGCCCGGCCGCTCGTCTGGTTCGTCAACCTGTTTGCCAATGGCATTTTGCGCATCTTGCATATCAATACCAAAGGCGGGCGCGACCAGCGGCTATCACCCGAAGAGCTGCGCACAGTCGTGCTTGAATCCGGCAGCTTCATGCCAACCAAGCACCGAAGCATCTTGCTAAACCTGTTCGACCTCGAAAACATCGCGGTCGAAGATGTGATGATTCCGCGCCGCCGGATAGAAGCGCTTGATTTCGACGCACCGTTCGAGCAGATCCTGCATCAGCTCGAAACCTGCTATCACAACAAGCTGATCGTTTACCAAGGTGAAATCGACCGGGTGCTAGGCGTGCTGCACGTGCGCAAAACGCTCGCTGCCCTACATAACCAGGAGCTGGAGCGCGAAACCTTGAGCGCCTTGCTAACCGAGCCATATTTCGTGCCAACCGGCACTCCGGTGTTCCAGCAGCTTCAGTACTTTCAGGAAAGCCGCCAGCGCACCGCGCTGGTCGTCAACGAATACGGTGAACTGCAAGGGCTGATCACACCAGAAGACATCATTGAAGAGCTGATCGGCGAATTCACCACCTCTATCCCCCGTGGGGCCAACTCACGAGGCGGCTGGAGTGAACAAGGTGAGTGCATCGTGGCGGGCAGCATGCCGCTGCGTGAACTGAACCGCTGGCTGCAACTCAGCTTGCCCACGAGCGGGCCCAAAACACTCAATGGTCTGATTCTTGAAGTGCTTGAAGAGATTCCTGATGGCGACGTCTGCGTCGAAATTCGCGGCGTCAAGCTCGAAGTCATGCGTAGCGACGACCAGGCCATTCGCACCGTCAAACTGTTCAAACCCGGCTCTCGTCCCAGTAGCGCCCTCCGCTGA
- a CDS encoding response regulator transcription factor encodes MNLRVILADDHPFVLLGVRSSIELQRDVSVVGEATNATSLIRLLKNTECDVLVTDLSMPDAEGEVEDGLALVKKVQSEWPSIHIVVLTGTTNMAIVRSLLVDGVSGMISKTESLHVISTAIRCATKGCVYVSQSLMMPILIPAGDADEDGAPFARLSDVQARVVGMILQGRSLEEVATYFGRNVRAIRRVRRSAMLRLGVKSSPELFLYASRNGLI; translated from the coding sequence GTGAATCTTCGAGTCATTCTCGCGGACGACCATCCGTTCGTCCTTTTAGGTGTGCGCTCAAGTATCGAACTGCAGCGTGATGTCAGCGTTGTGGGCGAGGCGACCAATGCCACTTCCCTGATCCGTTTGCTGAAAAACACAGAATGCGATGTCCTTGTCACTGACTTGAGCATGCCTGATGCTGAAGGCGAAGTAGAAGACGGACTTGCACTTGTGAAAAAAGTGCAAAGCGAATGGCCTTCAATACATATCGTTGTGCTTACCGGAACAACCAATATGGCGATCGTCAGATCGCTACTTGTTGATGGAGTGTCTGGAATGATCAGTAAAACTGAATCGCTGCATGTAATTTCAACCGCGATCCGCTGTGCGACGAAAGGCTGTGTCTATGTCAGCCAGTCACTCATGATGCCGATACTGATTCCAGCCGGTGACGCAGATGAAGATGGTGCGCCTTTTGCGCGTCTGTCAGATGTTCAGGCAAGGGTTGTAGGAATGATTCTTCAGGGGCGTTCGCTTGAGGAGGTCGCAACTTATTTTGGGCGGAATGTCCGCGCAATCAGGCGTGTCAGACGCAGCGCCATGCTCAGGCTGGGCGTTAAAAGCAGCCCTGAACTATTTTTATATGCAAGCAGGAATGGGCTTATATAA
- a CDS encoding response regulator transcription factor encodes MNDIAETNAPIRTIIADDHPLVLLAIENLMSGFPNVEVVGRATDSTQLFAEAERASCDIVVMDLYMPGGMYGDGLETVKQFRVRYPDIALVILTMETKADPLQQAIALGVGAVISKRDRIDLIHVAIVTALARECYLGPSVRMLLADASIAERFDYVRQLLSQRELEVFTQYASGLGVTEIAVRLGRSVKTISAQKCTAMRKLALNSDAELFRFAVDHGVLAADQIQRRH; translated from the coding sequence ATGAACGACATCGCTGAGACAAATGCGCCGATACGAACCATCATCGCCGATGACCATCCATTGGTTTTGCTGGCAATCGAAAATTTGATGTCCGGCTTTCCGAATGTTGAGGTAGTGGGGAGGGCTACCGATTCGACCCAACTTTTCGCCGAGGCTGAGCGTGCCAGCTGTGACATCGTCGTGATGGATCTGTATATGCCCGGTGGCATGTATGGCGACGGACTGGAGACAGTCAAGCAGTTTCGGGTTCGTTATCCCGACATTGCGCTTGTCATTCTGACGATGGAAACCAAGGCTGATCCATTGCAGCAGGCTATTGCGCTGGGGGTGGGTGCAGTGATTAGCAAGCGTGACCGGATTGATCTGATTCATGTTGCGATCGTGACTGCGCTGGCTCGTGAGTGTTATCTCGGTCCTTCGGTACGGATGTTGCTGGCAGATGCATCAATCGCGGAGCGTTTTGATTACGTTCGACAGTTGTTGTCGCAACGCGAGCTTGAGGTGTTTACGCAATATGCATCGGGTCTGGGAGTGACAGAAATTGCCGTGCGGCTAGGGCGGAGTGTGAAGACGATCAGCGCACAAAAGTGCACGGCGATGAGAAAGCTGGCTTTGAACAGTGATGCTGAACTATTCAGGTTTGCGGTTGATCACGGTGTGCTGGCTGCCGACCAGATACAGCGCCGTCATTGA
- a CDS encoding response regulator transcription factor: MEKIIKVIVADDHGCVRLGVNRLLGNVPYMKVVGEASDTPALARLIDICPCDVVVSDIGMPGMDGESNAISFLGRTLQHEPQRPVIILTMIHHSQMLARMLQLGVSAIVDKRDAVTSLLDAINASVAGVPYYSPHVQSILDSPDSAVQAGSGVLSAREWQVFQMYVYGMTNGEIAEKLGRSGKTISTQKRSAMRKMGLDTDAELIEYARLIGLI; the protein is encoded by the coding sequence ATGGAAAAAATTATTAAGGTCATAGTAGCCGACGACCATGGCTGCGTTCGCCTCGGAGTAAACCGTCTCCTTGGCAATGTGCCCTATATGAAAGTAGTAGGTGAGGCAAGCGATACGCCTGCGCTGGCCAGATTGATCGACATATGTCCGTGCGATGTCGTGGTGTCAGACATTGGGATGCCGGGAATGGATGGCGAGAGCAATGCCATCTCGTTTCTTGGCCGCACGTTGCAACACGAGCCGCAGCGGCCGGTCATCATTCTTACAATGATTCACCATTCGCAAATGCTGGCCAGGATGCTCCAGCTTGGTGTTTCAGCCATTGTGGACAAGCGTGATGCGGTCACTTCGCTGCTCGATGCAATTAATGCTTCGGTCGCAGGTGTGCCGTACTACTCCCCGCATGTGCAATCCATTCTTGATTCCCCTGACTCCGCGGTGCAAGCGGGCTCTGGTGTGCTGAGCGCACGTGAGTGGCAAGTATTTCAGATGTATGTCTATGGCATGACGAACGGCGAAATTGCGGAAAAGTTAGGCCGAAGCGGAAAAACCATCAGCACGCAAAAACGCAGTGCGATGCGCAAGATGGGGCTTGATACCGATGCAGAACTAATCGAGTACGCACGATTGATAGGTCTTATCTGA
- the aqpZ gene encoding aquaporin Z — MVRLGRRLLIEGVGTGWIVFIGCGSVVLNAGSILQGRSVLDVSLAFGLALMTVTYAFGRYSGGHFNPAVTVGFTVAQRFPVRDMVPYIAAQILGAVAGAALLAYVASGRPGFDLSASEFGANGYGEHSPGDYRLRSALVLELMMSFVFVTVCLMMARRKISRSVAPLVSSACMMLIYFVTIPVTNASINPARSTGPALFVGDWALDQLWLFWAAPMVGGVLAGMLYQRFWGLRTDRSGVFTPERGEAV, encoded by the coding sequence GTGGTGAGATTGGGCAGGAGATTATTAATAGAAGGTGTAGGGACTGGCTGGATTGTGTTCATTGGTTGTGGCAGCGTGGTTCTGAATGCTGGTTCGATATTGCAGGGGCGCAGTGTGCTGGACGTCTCACTGGCCTTTGGTCTTGCACTGATGACCGTGACTTATGCCTTTGGGCGGTATTCCGGCGGGCACTTCAATCCTGCGGTGACCGTTGGCTTCACTGTGGCGCAGCGGTTTCCGGTACGCGACATGGTGCCCTACATCGCTGCCCAGATTCTGGGTGCTGTGGCAGGTGCGGCGTTGCTGGCTTATGTGGCGAGTGGGCGTCCCGGGTTTGATCTGAGTGCAAGCGAGTTCGGGGCGAATGGCTATGGCGAACATTCTCCCGGTGATTACCGGCTTCGTTCGGCATTGGTGCTTGAGCTGATGATGTCGTTTGTTTTTGTCACGGTGTGCCTGATGATGGCCCGGCGCAAAATTTCCCGTTCGGTCGCTCCGCTCGTGAGCAGCGCTTGCATGATGTTGATCTATTTCGTAACGATCCCGGTAACCAATGCGTCGATTAATCCTGCGCGCTCAACTGGCCCCGCGTTGTTCGTTGGCGACTGGGCGCTCGATCAGCTTTGGCTTTTCTGGGCCGCCCCGATGGTAGGTGGTGTTCTCGCTGGCATGCTGTATCAACGTTTTTGGGGGCTTCGTACCGATCGTTCGGGCGTATTCACGCCCGAACGTGGCGAAGCGGTCTGA
- a CDS encoding ATP-binding protein has product MAGLALSVPAQGTLDGPVSGQAPRQSPSGFPVQLSVGVLTHGWAPFDGLKNGQLSGMSVDYLHALVGPGVTLVPRIYPDMTRMLAAACAGEVDLVMSVARTPEREHCLSFTAPYFRASTSVVVDGSRRNAMPSHAQLDGASFAIERGFALERFLRERFPRAKIEIFADTDAALNAVVEGKVDAYLGFTPSARYYLADRRFSTLRVAFEESGRTDELRFALPRQGATLRDQLDRALATLPPADETAIRSRWLGGDFDMRSASTVRRLVLSPEEQAWLHSLPPLSVGFDADWPPFSYLDDAGHSSGISAEYLDYLGRTLGVKFRRAPMADWPATLKAFQKGELALLATATQDDPRLTNAYYTRAYESYPLVIVGREDEPAARSLDDFTARRVVVSAHVVGLIAQSSTGPPAQNLIVAASLDDALKLVAQGEADVFVGNVAAVDLMLKQQYAGTLKILGAVGESDTLRFALRSNLEPLAGLIDRALLAMPPAEKQLIRQRWVTGHADPHGGWSVTAVRLLPLLIGIGIVLAITLRAYVLLQREVRRRKRTETALASQLNFQQTLMEMVPYPLAAKDLDGRYIEINRAYEEASGLRRKDLIGRTICEVQAWGLSNSGRLAQMTHDTLRTGERAQLELEFIGRVGDVRHGIFWTALCKGGDGSPTCVLGTVIDITDIRRTEMCARETERRLFDVTRSLPAVVFQLRRDAHGKYSFPYIGGNTQHLLGGGASVLMPDDVIDLRRVCAEDRPKVMKALKHSARSEKPVHLEFRFDTPHGRRWGRAELVPRREMAGGVVWSGYWVDASVEHARSDELERARDLAEAASRAKDDFLAMMSHEIRTPMNGVLGLVELLERTTLNADQGEMLGMIHDSAGALLQILDDLLDYSKIEAGRLTMNVETLDLRELVDNAVGLLAGQAHEKGLKVRVDVEPEVAASLRGDGVRLRQVLFNLLGNAIKFTLQGEVEVYVSVAGQTADEQTIEIVVEDTGIGIEQEAQIRLFEPFVQAESSTTRRFGGTGLGLTICRKLVDLMGGALELQSTPGIGTRMTLRLVMPVEARRYTAGGLRGKRGLIAVNDERIAQALMHYGEALGLQLRCAAPDAAELRNAAGLVDLDLIFLCDSMDLPAAAQSSTRVIRITEKPKPTGYRIVEDTIRLSVNPISWRGLGAACAAALTGLAITPSRTPDIVDIGITPPDRARAIASNRLILVAEDHPVNQELIRHQLALLGFACDVVNDGLEALAALEQTRYGFLITDCHMPNLNGHELARKVREKEAGGLYRLPILGITANTAPEDLRLCHSAGMDDCLIKPTRLVTLREYLNRWFGIDSVHLPDSSVSPGGLGETDERLLECNSPADSFVPVDLRHMAQLWGSESTVKALLDSFVSAMRDDVRALPQLLEDIDVERLREWHHRVVGAVSVLQYSPLLGVLDEYRSEIMSKAPDELRTDGLALVRKCNAMLDGIEEQAALLV; this is encoded by the coding sequence GTGGCCGGACTCGCGCTTTCTGTCCCGGCGCAGGGCACGCTAGATGGGCCGGTTTCCGGCCAGGCACCAAGGCAAAGCCCGAGCGGCTTTCCAGTGCAACTGAGCGTCGGCGTGCTGACCCATGGCTGGGCACCGTTTGATGGCCTCAAGAATGGGCAACTCTCCGGTATGAGCGTGGATTATCTTCACGCGCTGGTCGGGCCCGGCGTCACCCTTGTCCCCCGCATTTATCCCGATATGACGCGCATGCTGGCGGCTGCCTGCGCTGGCGAAGTCGATCTCGTGATGAGCGTTGCGCGCACGCCTGAGCGTGAACATTGCCTGAGTTTCACCGCGCCCTATTTTCGTGCCTCGACTTCGGTGGTAGTGGATGGCAGTCGTCGAAACGCGATGCCCAGCCATGCGCAACTAGACGGTGCCAGTTTTGCAATAGAGCGAGGCTTTGCTCTTGAGCGGTTTTTGCGCGAACGCTTCCCGCGCGCAAAAATTGAAATTTTCGCTGATACCGATGCCGCGCTAAATGCGGTTGTGGAGGGCAAGGTAGATGCGTATCTGGGCTTTACCCCATCGGCCAGGTATTACCTGGCCGATCGCCGTTTCTCGACCTTGCGCGTCGCTTTCGAAGAAAGCGGCCGGACCGATGAGTTGCGTTTTGCGTTGCCGCGCCAAGGCGCGACGCTGCGTGACCAGCTAGACCGTGCGTTAGCCACACTGCCTCCGGCTGATGAAACCGCCATCCGTTCACGCTGGCTGGGGGGCGACTTCGACATGCGCTCGGCTTCCACGGTGCGCCGCCTTGTATTGAGCCCTGAGGAGCAGGCGTGGCTGCATTCGCTGCCGCCGCTATCAGTTGGTTTCGACGCTGACTGGCCACCTTTTAGCTATCTCGATGACGCGGGGCATTCGAGCGGTATTTCTGCTGAATATCTGGATTACCTGGGGCGGACACTGGGCGTTAAATTTCGCCGGGCACCGATGGCCGACTGGCCTGCAACCCTGAAGGCTTTCCAGAAAGGGGAACTGGCGCTGCTAGCGACGGCTACTCAAGATGACCCTCGTCTCACCAATGCCTATTACACGCGCGCTTACGAAAGCTACCCACTCGTGATCGTCGGTCGGGAAGATGAGCCTGCCGCGCGTAGCCTGGATGATTTCACTGCGCGCCGTGTGGTTGTGTCGGCCCATGTTGTTGGCTTGATTGCGCAGTCGTCCACCGGACCTCCTGCCCAAAACCTGATCGTCGCGGCTAGTCTGGACGACGCATTGAAGCTGGTCGCTCAAGGCGAGGCGGACGTTTTTGTCGGCAATGTGGCGGCGGTCGATCTGATGCTGAAGCAGCAATATGCGGGCACGCTCAAAATTCTTGGCGCGGTGGGTGAATCAGACACGTTGCGCTTTGCCTTGCGTTCTAACCTTGAGCCGCTGGCGGGATTGATTGACCGGGCACTGCTGGCGATGCCGCCTGCTGAAAAGCAACTGATCCGTCAACGATGGGTCACCGGGCACGCTGACCCGCATGGCGGGTGGAGTGTTACTGCGGTGCGTTTGCTGCCGTTGTTGATTGGCATCGGTATCGTTCTGGCGATTACGCTGCGCGCATATGTGTTGCTGCAACGGGAAGTCCGGCGGCGCAAGCGAACCGAGACGGCGCTGGCATCGCAGCTCAATTTCCAGCAAACCTTGATGGAAATGGTGCCGTACCCGCTTGCTGCAAAAGACCTCGACGGACGCTACATTGAGATCAACCGGGCCTATGAAGAAGCATCCGGCTTGCGGCGTAAAGACTTGATCGGGCGCACGATTTGCGAAGTGCAGGCGTGGGGCTTATCCAACAGCGGCCGTCTTGCACAAATGACCCACGATACGCTGCGCACGGGTGAGCGGGCTCAACTTGAGCTTGAATTCATCGGACGCGTGGGGGATGTTCGTCACGGCATTTTCTGGACCGCGCTGTGCAAAGGGGGGGATGGCTCGCCTACCTGCGTGCTGGGCACCGTGATCGACATCACGGATATCCGTCGTACCGAGATGTGCGCACGCGAGACCGAACGCCGTCTGTTCGATGTCACTCGCTCGTTGCCCGCGGTGGTTTTTCAACTGCGCCGCGATGCTCATGGCAAGTATTCATTCCCCTATATCGGCGGAAATACCCAGCACCTGCTGGGGGGCGGAGCCAGCGTGCTGATGCCCGACGACGTGATCGACCTGCGGCGCGTCTGTGCCGAAGACCGTCCGAAGGTGATGAAGGCGCTTAAGCATTCGGCACGCTCAGAAAAGCCTGTGCATCTTGAGTTTCGCTTTGATACCCCGCACGGACGCCGTTGGGGGCGTGCCGAACTGGTACCCCGGCGCGAAATGGCTGGCGGCGTGGTCTGGAGCGGGTACTGGGTTGATGCGAGTGTCGAGCATGCGCGTTCAGACGAACTGGAGCGGGCACGTGATCTGGCCGAAGCGGCTTCTCGTGCCAAGGACGATTTCCTTGCGATGATGAGCCACGAAATACGCACGCCGATGAATGGTGTGCTTGGGCTGGTCGAGTTGCTGGAGCGGACCACGCTGAATGCTGACCAGGGCGAGATGCTGGGCATGATTCACGATTCAGCGGGTGCATTGCTGCAAATTCTGGACGATCTGCTCGATTATTCGAAGATCGAAGCAGGGCGTTTGACGATGAACGTCGAAACCCTTGATCTGCGTGAGCTGGTAGACAACGCGGTAGGTTTGCTAGCCGGTCAGGCGCACGAAAAAGGCTTGAAAGTACGTGTAGACGTGGAGCCCGAAGTCGCCGCTTCGTTGCGTGGCGATGGTGTCCGTCTGAGGCAGGTTCTGTTCAATCTGCTTGGCAATGCCATCAAATTTACGTTGCAGGGCGAAGTCGAGGTTTACGTATCAGTGGCCGGACAAACGGCCGATGAACAAACGATCGAGATCGTTGTTGAGGATACCGGCATCGGTATCGAACAAGAGGCCCAAATCCGGCTCTTTGAGCCATTTGTTCAGGCCGAGTCGTCCACGACGCGACGCTTTGGTGGAACCGGGCTGGGATTGACGATTTGCCGGAAGCTGGTTGATCTGATGGGTGGCGCGCTCGAACTGCAAAGCACGCCAGGCATTGGTACCCGGATGACTTTGCGACTGGTGATGCCGGTCGAAGCGCGCCGTTACACGGCAGGTGGGTTGCGAGGCAAACGTGGGCTGATTGCAGTTAATGACGAACGCATTGCCCAAGCGCTGATGCATTACGGTGAAGCGCTGGGTCTTCAGTTGCGATGCGCAGCGCCTGATGCCGCTGAATTGAGAAATGCCGCTGGGCTAGTCGATCTTGACTTGATTTTCCTGTGTGACAGCATGGATTTGCCTGCGGCCGCTCAGTCGAGTACCCGGGTGATACGCATTACGGAAAAACCCAAGCCGACGGGCTATCGGATCGTCGAAGATACGATTCGCCTCAGCGTCAATCCAATTTCATGGCGTGGTCTCGGCGCCGCATGCGCCGCCGCATTGACGGGGCTAGCCATTACTCCGTCACGGACACCGGACATCGTCGACATTGGCATCACACCGCCAGACCGTGCACGCGCGATTGCGAGCAACCGGCTCATTCTGGTGGCGGAAGATCATCCCGTGAATCAGGAACTGATTCGTCATCAACTGGCATTGCTGGGTTTTGCCTGCGACGTGGTGAATGATGGGCTTGAAGCGCTTGCGGCACTTGAACAGACGCGTTATGGCTTTTTGATTACCGACTGCCATATGCCTAATCTGAACGGCCATGAGTTAGCCAGAAAGGTTCGTGAAAAAGAAGCCGGTGGCCTGTACCGCTTGCCTATTCTTGGCATTACGGCTAATACCGCACCTGAGGATTTACGCCTGTGCCACAGTGCCGGCATGGATGACTGCCTGATTAAGCCAACCCGGCTTGTGACATTGCGTGAATATCTCAATCGCTGGTTTGGAATTGATAGCGTTCATTTGCCTGATTCGTCGGTTTCGCCTGGCGGCTTGGGCGAAACGGACGAACGTTTGCTTGAATGCAACAGTCCGGCGGATTCGTTCGTGCCGGTTGATCTGCGGCATATGGCTCAGCTATGGGGCAGCGAATCGACCGTGAAGGCTTTGCTGGATTCATTTGTTTCAGCGATGCGTGATGATGTTCGCGCATTACCGCAGTTACTTGAGGATATTGATGTTGAGCGTCTGCGCGAATGGCACCACCGCGTAGTGGGTGCCGTCAGCGTGTTGCAGTATTCGCCGCTATTGGGCGTGCTAGACGAGTACCGCTCCGAGATTATGTCGAAAGCGCCTGACGAGTTGCGCACCGACGGGCTGGCATTAGTCAGAAAATGCAATGCGATGCTGGATGGCATTGAGGAGCAGGCGGCACTGCTGGTTTAG
- a CDS encoding LysR family transcriptional regulator translates to MRIFLQVAENGSFGRAASSLDLSNAVVTRYIALLETHLNTRLINRSTRSLSLTEAGEAYAEGCRQVIEQLEAMESGITRSSTDPAGTLKLVVVASFALSGLTPLIQRYQARHPQVRLAVTLLHRPVDLIEEGFDVGIVMPWQISSGTLIKRLLFKVQSVAVASPAYIEKYGQPYTPSELTRHTFMAPSADIHNAIWRFIKPNGQEKTICLEPKYSVNNAVMLKQAALADMGITILPKNHVEEDLASGKLVEVLADYLIKDADKELSLVYPGRRHVSAKTRSFVDFTVDYFRENTAPNQPAILSSQVKN, encoded by the coding sequence ATGCGAATATTTCTCCAGGTTGCCGAGAACGGTTCGTTTGGACGTGCCGCATCGAGCCTGGATCTGTCGAATGCCGTCGTTACACGGTATATCGCGCTGCTCGAAACCCATCTCAATACACGGCTGATCAATCGCAGCACGCGCAGTCTGTCGCTGACAGAAGCTGGCGAAGCCTATGCGGAAGGTTGCAGGCAGGTGATTGAGCAGCTCGAAGCCATGGAATCCGGCATCACTCGCAGTTCAACCGATCCAGCCGGCACACTCAAACTCGTTGTAGTTGCGTCATTTGCGCTGTCCGGCCTAACGCCGCTGATACAACGCTATCAGGCACGTCATCCGCAGGTGCGGCTCGCCGTCACGTTGTTGCACCGCCCGGTTGATCTGATCGAAGAAGGGTTTGATGTGGGCATCGTCATGCCATGGCAAATTAGCAGTGGCACGCTAATCAAGCGGCTGCTCTTTAAAGTGCAGTCCGTGGCTGTCGCCTCACCCGCTTATATTGAAAAATACGGGCAGCCTTATACGCCATCCGAACTGACCAGGCATACCTTTATGGCGCCTTCGGCCGATATTCATAACGCAATCTGGCGCTTTATAAAACCCAATGGACAGGAAAAAACAATCTGCCTGGAACCCAAGTATTCGGTCAATAACGCCGTCATGCTCAAGCAAGCCGCTCTGGCAGACATGGGCATCACCATCTTGCCCAAAAATCACGTCGAGGAAGATCTCGCATCAGGCAAGCTGGTTGAAGTTCTGGCCGACTATCTAATCAAGGACGCAGATAAAGAGTTGTCGCTGGTCTATCCGGGGCGTCGTCATGTTTCAGCGAAAACCCGCTCGTTTGTCGATTTCACTGTCGATTATTTTCGGGAAAACACTGCGCCCAACCAGCCGGCGATCTTGTCAAGCCAAGTCAAAAACTAG
- a CDS encoding porin, whose translation MKKTLILAAVSATFASAAYAQSSVTLYGIVDAGFTFVNNQVKPGLVPVGAPPLHGAVYGLKSGNVQNSRWGLRGAEDLGGGLKAIFTLESGFDIGNGTAAQNGRMFGRQAFVGMSSPYGTVTLGRQYDSVVDYIGPLTATGSWGGTYFAHPFDNDNANNSLRMNNSVKFQSANYGGFSFGGLYAFSNQAGGFASDRAYSAGMGYQAGGLKLAAAYLQTQGTDRNTSGAVQDGIANFGSATAPAFSSKQRTWGAGGSYAFGPATVGAVFSQSRFQFVLGDASVRLNNYEVNARYNLTPAFALGAAYTYTQSMQRTPAIPSGSSHWNQFGLQADYALSKRTDIYAEGVAQLGAKGNAANGTTTRVFGTDAPSSSRNQVVVTTGIRHRF comes from the coding sequence ATGAAAAAAACTCTGATTCTCGCGGCTGTTTCCGCGACCTTCGCGAGTGCGGCATACGCGCAAAGCAGTGTGACGCTGTACGGTATCGTTGATGCCGGTTTCACTTTCGTGAACAACCAGGTTAAGCCTGGCCTCGTTCCAGTTGGCGCTCCTCCGCTCCACGGTGCGGTTTATGGTTTGAAGAGCGGCAACGTTCAAAACAGCCGCTGGGGCCTGCGTGGTGCAGAAGACCTGGGTGGCGGTCTGAAGGCAATCTTCACATTGGAAAGCGGTTTTGACATCGGTAACGGCACTGCCGCCCAAAATGGCCGTATGTTTGGCCGTCAGGCTTTTGTCGGTATGTCCAGCCCTTACGGCACTGTGACTCTTGGTCGTCAGTATGATTCCGTGGTCGATTACATCGGCCCGCTGACGGCAACCGGAAGCTGGGGCGGCACGTATTTCGCTCACCCGTTTGACAATGACAACGCGAACAACTCGCTGCGCATGAACAATTCGGTCAAGTTCCAAAGCGCTAACTACGGTGGCTTCTCGTTCGGTGGCTTGTATGCCTTCTCGAACCAGGCTGGTGGCTTTGCTAGCGACCGTGCATACAGCGCGGGCATGGGCTACCAGGCTGGCGGTTTGAAGCTGGCTGCTGCATACCTGCAAACGCAAGGTACAGACCGTAACACTAGCGGTGCAGTTCAAGACGGCATCGCAAACTTTGGCTCAGCTACTGCTCCGGCATTCAGCTCGAAGCAACGTACCTGGGGTGCAGGCGGTAGCTATGCATTCGGCCCGGCAACAGTTGGTGCTGTGTTCTCGCAAAGCCGCTTCCAGTTCGTGCTGGGTGACGCATCGGTTCGCCTCAACAACTACGAAGTCAATGCACGTTACAACCTGACGCCAGCATTTGCTCTGGGTGCTGCATACACGTACACCCAATCGATGCAACGTACTCCGGCGATTCCTTCTGGCTCGAGCCACTGGAACCAGTTCGGTCTTCAAGCTGACTACGCGTTGTCCAAGCGTACCGATATCTACGCTGAAGGCGTAGCTCAGCTTGGCGCGAAGGGTAATGCTGCCAATGGCACAACTACTCGCGTATTTGGTACCGATGCACCTTCTTCATCGCGTAACCAGGTTGTGGTCACGACGGGTATTCGTCACCGCTTCTAA